The following is a genomic window from Longimicrobium sp..
CAGATGGTGGGGCACAAGCTCGGCGAGTTCGCGCCCACGCGCACCTTCAAGGGGCACGGCGGCAAGCTCGTCGACAAGCGCGCCAAGGCGCGCTAGAGAAAGGGGATGACTGAGATGAAGGCACGTGCAATCGCCCGCAACGTCGGGATGAGCCCCCGCAAGATGCGGATGGTCCTGGACCTGATCCGCGGCCGGGGCGTGAACGAGGCGTACTCGATCCTCAAGTTCTCGAAGAAGGCGGCCACCCGCCCCATCGAGAAGACCCTGCGCTCGGCCGTGGCCAACGCCACGCAGGCCGCCGACGCCACGGGCCAGTTCGTCGACGTCGACGAGCTGGTGGTGAGGGAGGCGTACGCCAACGAAGGTCCGCGGCTGAAGCGCTTTTCGCCCCGCGCCATGGGGCGGGCCACGCCCATCATCAAGCGGACCACCGAGCTCACCATCGTCGTCGACCGCAAGGAGTAGCCCGATGGGACAGAAGACGCATCCGAGGGGCTTCCGCCTGGGGATCGTGGCGCCGTGGCGGAGCAAGTGGTACGCCGAGCGGAACTTTCCCACCCTCCTGATGGAGGACGAGAAGATCCGCAAGTACCTGAACCAGCGCCTGGGCCACGCCTCGATCAGCGAGATCGACATCGAGCGCAAGCCCGGCAAGACCATCGTGACCGTGCACACCGCCCGTCCGGGCGTGGTGATCGGCAAGGGCGGCGCCGAGGTGGACAAGCTCCGCGACGAGCTGGCCCGCCTCAGCCCCGGCAACGAGGTCGCCATCAACGTGGAAGAGGTCAAGCGCCCCGAGGTCGAGGCGCAGCTGGTGGCCGACTCCATCGCGCACCAGCTGGTGCAGCGCGTGAGCTTCCGCCGCGCCATGAAGCGCGCGGTGCAGAACGCCATGCGCGCCGGCGCCGAGGGGATCAAGGTGCAGGTGGCCGGCCGCCTGAACGGCGCCGAGATCGCCCGCACCGAGGGGTACAAGGAGGGGCGCATTCCGCTCCAGACCCTGCGCGCGGACATCGACTACGCCCAGTCCACCGCCCGCACGACCTACGGGACGATCGGGGTGAAGGTCTGGGTGTTCAAGGGCGAGGTGGTCGAGAACCGGCGCGGCCGCACCTACTCGACCGACGCCTGAGGAGACTGACCAATGCTCGCACCGAAGAGAGTCAAGTACCGCAAGCAGATGAAGGGCCGCATGCGCGGCGCGGCCACGCGGGGCAACTACGTGGCGTTCGGCGACTGGGGGCTGCAGAGCCTGGAGCCCGGCTGGATCTCCAACCGCTCCATCGAGGCGGCCCGTATCGCCATGACGCGCCACATCAAGCGCGGCGGCAAGGTTTGGATCCGGATCTTCCCGGACAAGCCGATCACCAAGAAGCCGCTCGAGGTCCGCATGGGCAAGGGCAAGGGCAACCCCGAGGGATGGGTGGCCGTGGTGCGCCCGGGCCGGATCATGTTCGAGCTCGAGGGCGTGGAGCCCGAGGTGGCCAAGCGGGCGCTGCAGCTGGCCGCCGCCAAGCTTCCGGTGAAGTGCAAGATCGTGGAGCGCGAGCGCACCGACGCGGCTTCGGCCGCCGCGGCCGCCGCGCTCACCGGCCAGCAGCAGGGAGGTGAGGCGTGAACGCCCCCGAGATCCGTGACATGACCGACGGCGAGATCCAGGACCGCATCGAGCAGCTCCAGGAGGAGCGCTTCCGGCTGCGGTTCCGCTCCGCCACGCAGCAGCTGGAGAACCCCATGCTGCTGCGCAACCTCCGCCGCGACATCTCGCGCCTGAAGACGGTGCTGCGCGAGCGCGAGCTGCAGAACCAGGGGAGCCCCCGATGAGCGCCGACAACGCCGTGAACCAGGCGGAGACCGCCGAGGACCGCGCCCGGCGCAAGACGCGCGTGGGCATCGTGGTCTCCGACAAGATGGACAAGACCGTGGTGGTGCGCGTGGAGCGCCGCTACGCCCACCCGCTGTACGGCAAGCAGGTGACGCGCAGCAAGAAGTACCACGCCCACGACGAGAACAACGAGTACCACACCGGCGACGTGGTGCGCATCACCGAGACCCGCCCGCTCAGCAAGCTGAAGCGCTGGCGCGTGTCCGAGCTGATCGAGCGCGCCCGCTGACAACGGCGGCGACCCCGCCCTCCGCGAGCGACGGCCTGATTCCGTCGCCCGCGGGGCGGGGCCCTGGATCTTAGGAGCAGACCAATGCTGCAGCAGGAATCGATCGTCCGGATCGCGGACAACTCCGGCGCCAAGAAGGCGCTGGTGATCCGCGTGCTGGGCGGGAGCAAG
Proteins encoded in this region:
- the rpmC gene encoding 50S ribosomal protein L29 — translated: MTDGEIQDRIEQLQEERFRLRFRSATQQLENPMLLRNLRRDISRLKTVLRERELQNQGSPR
- the rplP gene encoding 50S ribosomal protein L16, with the translated sequence MLAPKRVKYRKQMKGRMRGAATRGNYVAFGDWGLQSLEPGWISNRSIEAARIAMTRHIKRGGKVWIRIFPDKPITKKPLEVRMGKGKGNPEGWVAVVRPGRIMFELEGVEPEVAKRALQLAAAKLPVKCKIVERERTDAASAAAAAALTGQQQGGEA
- the rplV gene encoding 50S ribosomal protein L22; translated protein: MKARAIARNVGMSPRKMRMVLDLIRGRGVNEAYSILKFSKKAATRPIEKTLRSAVANATQAADATGQFVDVDELVVREAYANEGPRLKRFSPRAMGRATPIIKRTTELTIVVDRKE
- the rpsQ gene encoding 30S ribosomal protein S17, which translates into the protein MSADNAVNQAETAEDRARRKTRVGIVVSDKMDKTVVVRVERRYAHPLYGKQVTRSKKYHAHDENNEYHTGDVVRITETRPLSKLKRWRVSELIERAR
- the rpsC gene encoding 30S ribosomal protein S3, which gives rise to MGQKTHPRGFRLGIVAPWRSKWYAERNFPTLLMEDEKIRKYLNQRLGHASISEIDIERKPGKTIVTVHTARPGVVIGKGGAEVDKLRDELARLSPGNEVAINVEEVKRPEVEAQLVADSIAHQLVQRVSFRRAMKRAVQNAMRAGAEGIKVQVAGRLNGAEIARTEGYKEGRIPLQTLRADIDYAQSTARTTYGTIGVKVWVFKGEVVENRRGRTYSTDA